The following are encoded in a window of Candidatus Fluviicola riflensis genomic DNA:
- a CDS encoding peptidase M1, producing MKTIFSLLLFCCAVGATNAQFTHADSLRGGYGNTRNWWDLKHYDLHVTFNSETKEIHGHNTIKFSAEERISDRHTPRRVIQLDLQAPMSIDSIRLVTKEWHMKDTIFHYNELITKENIKQVGNAWFAELPEEWLSSRSELTVYFHGKPREAVQAPWDGGVVWAKDENGKPWITIACQGLGASVWFPCKDSQIDEPDNGVQMHYTCDSKLKCVSNGHFLGSEEHKNGTTTFSWEVKNPINNYNMIPYIGDYVNIHDHFQGEKGMLELDYWVLRGYEAQAEKQFMDAPRTLEALEYWFGPYAFYEDGYKLVHAPHLGMEHQSGIAYGNGFENGYLGTDLSGTGEGLKWDFIIVHESGHEWFGNNITSKDIADMWIHESFTNYGETLFMDYWCGTEHANKYCIGMRKNIKNDIPIIGQYGVNSEGSGDMYYKGSNMLHTIRQITNNDTLFRMLLRELNAKFYHQTVTTAEIETFMSAYLKLELKTIFDQYLRTKNPPTLEMKHGRKKMKYRWINCVPGFQMSLKTTTGEWITPSTKWKKMMYNGKGIPFIDENFYINTKSSIPKMNRLRVG from the coding sequence ATGAAAACAATTTTCTCCTTATTGCTGTTTTGCTGTGCCGTTGGAGCCACCAATGCCCAATTCACTCACGCCGATTCACTGCGCGGAGGTTATGGAAATACACGCAACTGGTGGGATTTAAAACACTACGACCTGCACGTAACTTTCAATAGCGAAACCAAAGAAATTCACGGGCATAATACCATTAAATTCAGTGCGGAAGAACGTATTTCGGACCGACACACGCCGCGCAGGGTGATTCAACTGGATTTACAGGCACCTATGAGTATTGACAGTATTCGGCTGGTGACGAAGGAATGGCATATGAAGGACACCATTTTCCATTATAATGAACTGATCACAAAAGAAAATATCAAGCAAGTTGGAAATGCCTGGTTTGCCGAACTTCCCGAAGAATGGCTGAGTTCGCGTTCCGAACTGACCGTTTATTTTCACGGAAAACCGCGCGAAGCCGTACAAGCTCCCTGGGATGGCGGCGTGGTTTGGGCAAAGGATGAAAACGGAAAACCATGGATTACCATTGCCTGTCAGGGTTTGGGAGCAAGTGTGTGGTTTCCCTGCAAAGATTCGCAGATCGATGAACCTGATAACGGCGTTCAAATGCATTATACCTGCGATTCGAAGCTAAAGTGTGTGAGTAACGGCCATTTCCTGGGAAGCGAAGAACACAAGAATGGAACAACTACGTTTTCGTGGGAAGTCAAAAATCCGATCAACAACTACAACATGATCCCGTATATTGGTGATTACGTGAATATTCACGATCATTTTCAGGGTGAAAAAGGCATGCTGGAACTGGATTACTGGGTATTGAGAGGATACGAAGCCCAAGCCGAAAAACAATTCATGGATGCGCCCCGCACGCTGGAAGCTTTGGAATACTGGTTTGGCCCATACGCGTTTTATGAAGACGGTTACAAATTGGTTCACGCACCGCACCTGGGAATGGAACACCAAAGCGGGATTGCCTATGGAAACGGTTTTGAGAATGGTTATTTGGGTACAGATCTCAGCGGAACAGGCGAGGGGTTGAAATGGGATTTTATCATCGTACACGAAAGCGGTCACGAATGGTTTGGCAACAACATCACTTCCAAAGACATTGCCGATATGTGGATCCATGAATCGTTTACCAACTACGGCGAAACCTTGTTTATGGATTACTGGTGTGGTACCGAACACGCCAATAAATACTGCATTGGGATGCGCAAGAACATCAAAAACGACATCCCGATTATCGGGCAATACGGAGTGAACAGCGAAGGCAGCGGCGATATGTACTACAAAGGATCAAATATGCTGCACACTATTCGCCAGATCACCAACAACGACACACTTTTCCGGATGCTGCTACGCGAACTGAATGCAAAATTTTACCACCAAACCGTTACCACAGCTGAGATCGAAACATTTATGTCGGCTTACCTGAAACTGGAACTCAAAACCATTTTCGATCAGTATTTGCGCACAAAAAATCCACCGACGCTGGAAATGAAACATGGCCGTAAGAAGATGAAATACAGATGGATAAATTGTGTCCCCGGTTTTCAG